One segment of Candidatus Sericytochromatia bacterium DNA contains the following:
- the nuoF gene encoding NADH-quinone oxidoreductase subunit NuoF: MSFPKILSGNWGVPDSHHINVAMSRGQYEVAAEVLRGGKSPEDVVNEVKKSGLRGRGGAGFPAGMKWGFLPKDDGRPRYLVINADESEPGTYKDRRILENDPHMLIEGCILACYAIRSHACYIYVRGEFWHQQAVLRQAVQEAYNKGFLGKSCFGTDFHLDITVHTGAGAYICGEETALLSSLEGERGYPRLKPPFPATHGLFQCPTVVNNVETIANVPWIVRHGGDAYSHVGKYVVGPDGRPQIDSRGTRLMCASGAVNKPGVHEIPLGIKLIDYINEYCGGVKGELKAAIPGGSSCPILTAEEVHTVEMTYESMAKHGTMFGSGGLIVIDRETSLVWALHNLLRFYSHESCGQCTPCREGTDWLYKILGRMLQGKGTEADLQEILDIADNMEGRTICALAAAATMPTRSYIQKFREEFVSYFVKGGRPVDRRGRYLLSPAPVGAAH; encoded by the coding sequence TCCCGACAGCCACCACATCAACGTGGCGATGTCGCGGGGACAGTACGAGGTGGCGGCGGAAGTCCTTCGTGGCGGTAAGTCGCCAGAAGACGTCGTGAACGAGGTCAAGAAGAGTGGCCTGCGTGGTCGTGGCGGCGCCGGCTTCCCTGCGGGCATGAAGTGGGGCTTCCTTCCGAAGGACGACGGCCGTCCCCGCTATTTGGTCATCAACGCGGATGAATCCGAGCCTGGAACCTACAAGGACCGGCGGATCCTCGAGAACGATCCCCACATGCTGATCGAGGGCTGCATCCTCGCTTGTTATGCCATTCGATCCCACGCTTGCTACATCTACGTGCGCGGGGAGTTCTGGCACCAGCAGGCCGTCCTTCGGCAGGCCGTGCAGGAAGCGTATAACAAGGGCTTCCTCGGGAAGTCTTGCTTCGGAACTGACTTTCACCTGGACATCACGGTCCACACGGGGGCCGGCGCCTACATCTGTGGCGAGGAGACCGCCTTGCTGTCTTCCCTGGAAGGCGAACGCGGATACCCGCGGCTCAAACCGCCATTTCCGGCCACCCACGGTTTGTTTCAGTGTCCCACCGTGGTCAACAACGTGGAAACGATCGCCAACGTGCCCTGGATTGTGCGCCACGGTGGAGATGCCTACTCTCATGTCGGTAAGTACGTTGTGGGGCCTGACGGGCGCCCGCAGATCGACTCGCGCGGCACGCGCTTGATGTGCGCCTCGGGGGCGGTCAACAAGCCTGGCGTTCATGAGATTCCGCTAGGGATCAAGCTCATCGACTACATCAACGAGTACTGCGGTGGGGTCAAGGGCGAACTCAAGGCGGCGATCCCGGGAGGGTCTTCCTGCCCGATTTTGACGGCTGAGGAAGTTCACACCGTGGAAATGACCTATGAATCGATGGCCAAGCACGGCACGATGTTCGGCTCTGGCGGATTGATCGTGATTGATCGCGAAACCAGTTTGGTTTGGGCCTTGCACAACCTGCTGCGCTTTTATTCGCACGAATCGTGCGGGCAGTGTACTCCCTGCCGCGAAGGCACGGATTGGCTGTACAAGATTCTCGGGCGCATGCTGCAGGGCAAGGGCACGGAAGCTGACCTCCAGGAGATTCTCGATATCGCGGACAACATGGAGGGACGTACCATCTGTGCGCTGGCGGCCGCAGCCACCATGCCCACGCGCAGTTACATCCAGAAGTTCCGTGAAGAATTCGTCTCGTATTTTGTCAAAGGTGGGCGGCCCGTCGATCGCCGTGGTCGCTACCTACTCTCGCCCGCGCCGGTTGGCGCGGCGCATTAG